Proteins from a genomic interval of Chroococcidiopsis thermalis PCC 7203:
- a CDS encoding glycosyltransferase, whose product MWTYWRTRNGSTRIKLAIARSIPYFFEDLRGGLIHQVSNLLRFTGIHANMKRLGMKLGIVKAPENTIPYISDESPIQQLATPVSKPIIFASYCIDASFQGNLKFCGGTKELNLLVKLLRQKGYEAYMVTYDGSYEPWLLDSQPHLSIAEYQEKLKSAQNVRCVTSLAGAKAFIQPSQQIYFWDMELAITEHQDFAALAELYQGKLKGVATISRTIQAWHMAHFQRACTLLPNLIDRTLWFPTPEQRQPRRIGYMVEGSHTEAYLTVIQEAIRAKGLDLEFQRIQGIEAEVLAGMRSCEVFLSMNIGKDLLWGEGCPRTVIETLATGCIVIAFDIIGNRETIQDNFNSILVPRYRPDLMAEALVRLYSIPGELDRLRSNALTLMQACHTFEARWSAIQEFLQL is encoded by the coding sequence ATGTGGACATATTGGCGTACTCGTAATGGCAGTACTCGGATCAAACTTGCAATTGCCCGTTCTATCCCCTATTTCTTTGAGGATTTACGCGGCGGATTGATTCATCAAGTCAGCAATCTCCTTCGCTTCACTGGCATTCATGCCAACATGAAACGTCTTGGAATGAAACTTGGTATTGTCAAGGCTCCAGAAAATACTATCCCTTATATCTCAGACGAGTCACCAATCCAACAGCTGGCAACTCCAGTGAGCAAACCGATTATTTTTGCTTCCTATTGTATCGATGCTAGTTTCCAAGGCAACTTAAAATTTTGTGGTGGCACTAAAGAACTCAATCTGCTAGTGAAACTGCTGCGTCAAAAAGGCTACGAAGCTTACATGGTTACCTATGACGGTAGCTACGAACCTTGGTTGCTCGATAGTCAACCTCATCTTTCCATAGCTGAATATCAGGAGAAACTTAAGTCGGCTCAGAATGTACGCTGCGTGACTTCCCTTGCAGGTGCTAAAGCTTTCATACAACCCAGCCAGCAGATTTACTTTTGGGATATGGAGCTAGCAATTACCGAGCATCAAGATTTTGCTGCCTTGGCAGAGCTGTATCAAGGCAAACTTAAAGGTGTAGCTACTATTTCCCGCACGATTCAGGCTTGGCACATGGCTCACTTCCAGCGTGCCTGTACCCTTTTGCCTAATTTGATCGATCGCACCCTTTGGTTTCCGACTCCAGAGCAACGGCAACCTCGTCGCATTGGCTACATGGTTGAAGGTTCTCACACAGAAGCCTATCTCACAGTTATACAAGAAGCCATTCGAGCGAAGGGTCTCGACTTAGAATTTCAGCGAATTCAGGGCATTGAAGCAGAGGTTCTTGCTGGGATGCGTTCTTGCGAAGTTTTCCTCAGTATGAATATTGGTAAGGATCTCTTGTGGGGAGAAGGCTGCCCTAGAACTGTAATTGAAACCCTCGCCACTGGATGTATTGTCATTGCGTTTGACATTATCGGCAACCGCGAAACGATCCAAGACAACTTCAATAGTATCCTCGTACCCCGATATCGCCCCGACTTAATGGCAGAAGCACTAGTACGCCTTTATAGTATCCCTGGCGAACTCGATCGCCTTCGCAGCAATGCCCTCACCTTAATGCAAGCGTGCCATACTTTTGAGGCTCGTTGGTCTGCTATCCAAGAATTCTTGCAACTGTAA
- a CDS encoding DUF4082 domain-containing protein: protein MKKRLIRFIAIASAAMFLVLGLDVGSNLQVQKAIAADICAAPTNAIAAENCLTGNPSTEWDISGVGDTSIQGFASDISVNRGETVNFKIKTNATSYRLDIYRMGYYRGMGARKVTTVQVLNRPQSQPNCLTDTATGLVDCGNWAVSASWAVPTNAVSGIYFAKLVRTDTGGASHIVFIVRDDAGTSDLLFQTADTTWQAYNNYGGNSLYTGSPVGRAYKVSYNRPFNTRVVDGGQDWLFATEYPMVRWLEANGYNVSYFTGVDSDRYGSLIRNHKIFLSVGHDEYWSAGQRANVEAARDRGVNLAFFSGNEVYWKTRWENAIDGSGTSYHTLVAYKETVANAKIDPQPGIWTGTWRDPRFSPPADGGRPENALTGTLFTVNDGATTAIKVPEADGKMRFWRNTSVATLSPGSTATLSDRTLGYEWDEDIDNGFRPAGLIRMSTTTVDNAPVLQDYGSRFGRARATHHLTLYKHNSGALVFGAGTVQWSWGLDGNHDRGSSVPDVRMQQATVNLFADMGVQPNTLQAGLVPATASTDITAPTSTISSLPSVSVQAGSPVTISGTASDTGGVVAGVEVSVDGGTTWHPTAGRANWSYTWTPQATGSVIIKSRAIDDSGNLETSGASTTVTVGERTCPCSTWNDTATPTTAASSDTQAVELGVKFKSDVNGYVTGIRFYKGSGNTGTHIGNLWTSAGQLLTTATFSNETASGWQQVNFSQPVAINANTVYVASYHTSSGRYAINEGYFTSSIDSPPLHFLRDGESGGNGVYKYGTTGFPINTYRASNYWVDVTFATNATNPTPPVTDTTAPSISAVSPSNGATNVSTSTSIAATFSEALDPATINANTFVLQDANNALVPATVTYDAASRTATLQPSNLLATGATYRATLRGGTTQPRVQDLAGNALATNSTWSFTTAAAASTSAYSIWSSNAMPIVVADSDTAAVELGIKFRTDVSGYITGIRFYKSTGNTGVHTGKLWTSSGQQLATATFTNETASGWQQVNFDRPVAISANTVYVASYHTNVGRYSSDENYFAVSGADNGPLHFLVNGASGGNGVYKYGSSGFPNQTYKASNYWVDVVFTPNN, encoded by the coding sequence ATGAAAAAAAGATTGATTAGGTTTATTGCAATTGCAAGTGCAGCAATGTTTCTGGTCTTAGGACTGGATGTGGGGTCTAATCTGCAAGTGCAAAAGGCGATCGCTGCTGATATCTGCGCTGCTCCCACCAATGCGATCGCGGCGGAAAATTGTTTAACGGGTAATCCTTCTACAGAGTGGGATATTAGCGGTGTTGGCGATACGAGTATTCAAGGCTTTGCCAGCGATATTAGCGTTAATCGAGGTGAGACAGTTAACTTCAAAATCAAAACTAACGCCACTAGTTATCGCCTCGACATCTATCGCATGGGTTACTATCGTGGCATGGGCGCTCGTAAAGTCACGACCGTTCAAGTTTTAAATCGCCCTCAGAGTCAACCAAACTGCTTAACTGACACAGCAACCGGACTGGTTGATTGCGGTAACTGGGCAGTGTCTGCTTCCTGGGCTGTACCGACCAACGCCGTGTCGGGTATCTACTTTGCCAAACTGGTGCGCACTGATACTGGGGGAGCTAGCCACATTGTTTTTATTGTCCGAGATGACGCTGGTACGTCCGACCTGCTGTTTCAGACTGCCGATACTACCTGGCAAGCTTACAACAACTATGGTGGCAATAGTCTCTATACCGGATCTCCAGTTGGTAGAGCCTATAAGGTTAGCTACAATCGCCCATTTAACACGCGCGTGGTTGATGGTGGTCAGGATTGGCTGTTTGCCACCGAGTATCCAATGGTTCGCTGGCTGGAAGCTAACGGATATAACGTCAGCTACTTCACTGGAGTAGATAGCGATCGCTACGGCAGCCTAATCCGCAATCACAAAATCTTCTTATCGGTCGGTCATGATGAGTATTGGTCGGCAGGGCAACGCGCCAACGTGGAAGCCGCTCGCGATCGCGGTGTGAATTTGGCTTTCTTCAGCGGTAACGAAGTCTATTGGAAAACGCGCTGGGAAAACGCCATTGATGGGTCAGGGACATCCTATCACACTCTAGTCGCCTATAAGGAGACCGTAGCCAACGCGAAAATCGATCCGCAACCAGGGATCTGGACTGGTACTTGGCGCGATCCGCGCTTCAGCCCACCAGCAGATGGTGGTCGTCCTGAAAATGCCTTAACTGGCACTCTCTTTACAGTTAATGACGGGGCGACGACTGCTATTAAAGTACCCGAGGCAGACGGGAAAATGCGTTTTTGGCGTAATACAAGTGTTGCCACCCTCTCGCCAGGAAGCACTGCTACACTATCCGATCGCACGCTCGGTTATGAATGGGATGAGGATATTGACAATGGCTTCCGACCAGCTGGCTTAATTCGGATGTCAACAACCACCGTTGACAATGCACCTGTTCTACAAGACTATGGCTCTAGGTTTGGACGGGCTAGAGCAACTCACCACCTGACACTGTATAAACATAATAGTGGTGCGCTCGTATTTGGTGCTGGAACAGTCCAGTGGTCTTGGGGCTTAGATGGGAATCACGATCGCGGTAGCTCGGTTCCAGATGTGCGGATGCAGCAGGCGACAGTTAACTTATTTGCTGACATGGGCGTGCAGCCTAATACATTGCAGGCTGGATTGGTTCCTGCTACTGCCTCAACCGACATCACCGCACCTACTTCAACAATCTCATCGCTACCATCTGTCAGCGTACAGGCAGGCAGCCCAGTCACGATTAGTGGCACGGCAAGCGATACTGGTGGTGTTGTCGCTGGTGTTGAGGTATCCGTTGATGGTGGTACGACATGGCATCCAACTGCGGGTCGTGCTAACTGGAGCTACACTTGGACACCACAAGCAACTGGATCGGTAATAATTAAAAGCCGTGCGATCGATGATAGCGGCAATCTAGAAACCTCTGGGGCAAGCACTACCGTTACAGTTGGAGAACGTACCTGTCCTTGCAGTACCTGGAATGACACGGCAACTCCTACCACAGCAGCCAGCTCTGATACTCAAGCTGTAGAACTAGGAGTCAAGTTCAAGTCCGATGTCAACGGTTATGTGACTGGCATCCGCTTCTACAAAGGCAGTGGTAATACCGGGACGCACATTGGCAACCTCTGGACGAGTGCGGGACAGCTACTAACAACCGCTACCTTTAGCAACGAAACTGCTAGCGGTTGGCAACAAGTTAACTTTTCTCAACCAGTAGCGATTAACGCCAACACCGTATACGTCGCCTCCTACCACACCAGTAGCGGTCGTTACGCCATCAACGAAGGCTATTTTACCAGTAGCATCGATAGCCCACCACTACATTTTCTGCGCGATGGCGAGAGTGGCGGGAATGGAGTCTATAAGTACGGTACAACTGGCTTCCCCATCAACACCTATCGCGCCAGCAACTATTGGGTTGATGTCACCTTTGCCACCAATGCTACCAATCCCACTCCACCAGTTACAGATACAACTGCGCCCAGCATTAGTGCAGTTTCTCCCAGCAACGGCGCGACTAATGTGAGTACTAGCACGAGCATCGCTGCAACTTTCAGCGAAGCACTCGACCCGGCGACGATCAATGCCAATACCTTTGTGTTGCAGGATGCCAATAACGCGCTCGTCCCTGCCACTGTCACCTACGATGCCGCTAGCCGCACCGCTACACTGCAACCGAGCAATCTACTGGCAACTGGTGCAACCTATCGCGCTACCCTCAGAGGTGGGACAACTCAACCACGGGTACAAGACCTAGCAGGTAACGCCTTAGCAACAAACTCTACTTGGTCTTTCACCACCGCAGCCGCAGCATCGACTTCTGCTTATAGTATTTGGAGTTCTAATGCAATGCCTATTGTGGTAGCCGACTCCGATACCGCAGCCGTGGAACTCGGCATTAAGTTTAGAACAGATGTCAGCGGCTATATCACTGGCATTCGATTCTACAAGAGTACTGGAAATACGGGCGTACATACTGGTAAGTTGTGGACTAGCAGCGGACAACAACTAGCAACGGCAACATTTACCAACGAAACTGCTTCAGGTTGGCAGCAAGTCAACTTCGATCGTCCCGTAGCAATTAGCGCCAATACTGTCTATGTTGCTTCTTATCACACCAATGTCGGGCGCTACTCTAGTGATGAGAATTACTTTGCTGTTTCTGGCGCTGACAATGGACCGTTACACTTTCTAGTCAATGGAGCCAGCGGCGGCAATGGAGTTTACAAATATGGCTCCAGTGGTTTCCCCAACCAAACATATAAGGCAAGTAACTACTGGGTTGATGTTGTTTTTACTCCCAATAACTAA